From a single Arachis hypogaea cultivar Tifrunner chromosome 3, arahy.Tifrunner.gnm2.J5K5, whole genome shotgun sequence genomic region:
- the LOC140183352 gene encoding uncharacterized protein, with protein sequence MPYPNTDTSFQQLMCNGLNSLICDELRYNRRKLAGEHAAYLQQLTDEQRVVYKSIMEAMNSGRGGVFFLYGYGSTRKTFVWKTLASAVRSKGQIALAVASSGIASLLLPGGRTAHSRFAIPLNLDEFSTCNIKQGSTLAELITKAKIIVWDEAPMVNRLCIEALDRTMRDILRFKNTNSENQLFGGKTVVFGGDFRQILPVIPKGSRQDIVNATINSSYIWDSCKLLTLTRNMQLQADKTSEESKEIKQFCEWILSIGDGKCGTSNDGVDKVKIPDDILISVWDDPIVAICEATYPDLFGGASCVSHLQQRAILAPTL encoded by the coding sequence ATGCCTTACCCAAACACTGATACATCGTTCCAGCAGTTGATGTGCAATGGTTTGAACTCTCTAATATGTGATGAGCTTAGATACAACAGACGCAAATTAGCAGGAGAACATGCTGCTTACTTACAACAATTAACTGATGAACAGAGGGTAGTGTACAAGTCAATAATGGAAGCTATGAACAGTGGGAGAGGTGGAGTTTTTTTCCTGTATGGATACGGTAGTACTAGAAAGACTTTTGTTTGGAAGACACTTGCTTCTGCAGTTAGGTCCAAAGGACAAATTGCTTTGGCAGTTGCATCAAGTGGTATCGCATCGTTATTACTACCAGGTGGAAGGACAGCACACTCCCGTTTTGCTATCCCACTAAACTTGGATGAGTTCTCCACGTGCAACATCAAACAGGGTAGTACTTTGGCTGAGTTGATAACAAAGGCTAAGATTATTGTATGGGATGAAGCTCCTATGGTAAACAGACTCTGTATTGAGGCACTTGATAGAACAATGCGTGACATACTGAGGTTCAAGAATACAAACAGTGAGAACCAACTGTTTGGCGGAAAGACGGTTGTCTTTGGAGGAGACTTTAGACAGATTTTACCCGTCATACCGAAAGGCAGCAGGCAAGATATTGTTAATGCAACAATTAATTCATCATATATTTGGGATAGTTGCAAATTGCTTACACTCACAAGAAACATGCAACTACAAGCAGACAAGACatctgaagaatcaaaggagataaaGCAATTTTGTGAATGGATATTGTCAATTGGTGATGGAAAATGTGGAACATCAAATGATGGAGTTGACAAAGTTAAAATCCCAGATGATATTCTTATTAGTGTGTGGGATGATCCTATAGTAGCCATCTGTGAAGCAACATATCCTGATTTATTTGGGGGTGCAAGTTGTGTTTCCCACCTACAACAACGAGCAATATTAGCACCCACGCTATAA
- the LOC140183353 gene encoding uncharacterized protein, whose product MSLNPAEAYTYYSSDTACQAECSNDIMASIHTPEFLNTIRCSGVPNHELKVKLGKHIIEAQSLTGTNCGQKVYIPRMTLSPSDHRIPFKFQRRQFPIMVSYAMTINKSQGQSLSNVGLILKKSVFTHGQLYVAVSRVTNRKGLKILICNNEDNQETDNVVFKEVFRNVG is encoded by the exons ATGAGTCTCAACCCTGCTGAGGCGTATACTTACTACAGTTCTGACACTGCATGTCAAGCAGAGTGCAGTAATGACATCATGGCATCCATTCATACTCCAGAATTCTTAAACACTATAAGATGTTCGGGCGTCCCTAATCATGAGTTAAAGGTGAAA TTGGGAAAACACATCATTGAAGCACAGAGCTTAACAGGAACAAATTGTGGCCAAAAAGTTTATATCCCAAGAATGACACTTAGTCCATCAGACCATAGGATACCATTTAAGTTTCAGCGGAGACAATTTCCTATAATGGTATCATATGCTATGACTATTAACAAGAGTCAAGGACAATCATTATCAAATGTGGGTCTCATTCTAAAGAAGTCAGTGTTCACACATGGCCAACTATATGTTGCAGTGTCAAGAGTTACAAATAGGAAAGGTCTGAAGATTTTGATTTGCAACAATGAAGATAACCAAGAGACAGACAATGTAGTTTTTAAGGAGGTGTTTAGAAATGTTGGTTAA
- the LOC112790002 gene encoding diacylglycerol kinase 1 has protein sequence MAYKNNIGGMKDFAIPDYILVPGAKIRNDYYIPECPLIVFINSKSGGQLGGELLTTYNSLLNKNQVFDLGSNAPDMVLHRIYSKLEKLKHNGDTFAAEIQKRLRIIVAGGDGTASWIMGVVADLKLHRPPPVATVPLGTGNNIPFSFGWGRKNPGTDKEAVMSFLNQVKDAKELKIDSWHVIMRMKTPKEGSCEHIAPVELPHAMHPCHPVSPTDKLNLEGYHTYRGGFWNYFSIGMDAQVSYKFHSERKLHPERFKHQLYNQSCYLRLGCTQGWFFAPLKSSAWKIAQLATVKIMKKHGQWEDLNIPQSTRSIVCLNLPSFAGGLNPWGTPNRKKSINRDLTNPYVDDGLFEVVGFRDAWHGLLLLAPKGHGTRLAQTSRIRFEFHKGEADFTFMRIDGEPWKQPIPKDDDGRVVVEISHHGQVTMLATSSCQCKSMHDPSSSSTPATSQGEEEFSTTDDSSSENSEQRRKFGAADTFKYTDAIQSLKLD, from the exons ATGGCTTACAAGAATAACATTGGAGGAATGAAGGATTTTGCCATTCCGGATTACATACTCGTCCCCGGAGCAAAGATTCGCAATGATTATTACATACCAGAATGCCCTTTGATAGTTTTCATAAACTCCAAAAGTGGTGGTCAGCTTGGTGGCGAGCTTCTTACTACCTATAATTCCCTCCTCAACAAAAATCAG GTTTTTGATTTGGGATCAAATGCTCCCGATATGGTGCTGCATCGGATTTATTCCAAGTTAGAAAAGTTAAAGCACAATGGAGATACTTTTGCTGCTGAAATTCAAAAAAGATTGAGAATAATT GTTGCAGGTGGAGATGGTACGGCGAGCTGGATTATGGGAGTTGTCGCCGATCTTAAGTTGCATCGGCCACCACCAGTTGCAACAGTGCCATTGGGAACCGGAAACAATATCCCCTTTTCATTTGGATGG GGAAGGAAAAATCCTGGTACTGACAAAGAAGCTGTTATGTCATTCCTGAATCAAGTAAAAGATGCAAAGGAACTGAAAATAGACAG CTGGCATGTTATAATGAGAATGAAGACTCCAAAAGAAGGTTCTTGCGAGCATATTGCGCCTGTTGAGCTGCCGCATGCTATGCATCCATGTCATCCTGTCTCTCCAACAGATAAACTAAACTTG GAGGGTTATCACACTTACCGTGGGGGATTTTGGAATTATTTTAGCATTG GAATGGATGCTCAAGTATCATATAAATTTCATTCTGAAAGGAAGTTGCATCCTGAAAGGTTTAAACACCAGTTATATAATCAG AGTTGCTATTTGAGGCTTGGTTGTACACAAGGATGGTTCTTCGCTCCTCTGAAATCTTCGGCGTG GAAAATTGCTCAGCTGGCAACGGTTAAGATAATGAAAAAGCATGGTCAGTGGGAAGATCTAAATATACCACAAAG CACAAGGTCAATAGTTTGCCTCAACTTGCCCAGTTTTGCTGGTGGACTAAATCCTTGGGGGACACCAAACAGAAAGAAATCAATTAAC AGGGACCTTACTAATCCTTATGTGGATGATGGCTTATTTGAGGTGGTTGGTTTTAGAGACGCATGGCATGGTCTTCTTTTGCTTGCACCAAAGGGGCATGGGACTCGTTTGGCACAG ACGAGTAGAATCCGTTTCGAGTTTCATAAGGGTGAAGCTGACTTCACATTCATGAGGATTGATGGAGAGCCATGGAAACAACCCATCCCTAAAGATGATGATGGCAGAGTAGTTGTTGAAATATCTCACCATGGACAAGTGACGATGCTTGCCACCTCATCATGCCAATGTAAAAGTATGCATgatccctcctcctcctccacacCTGCTACAAgccaaggagaagaagaatttAGCACCACCGATGACTCTTCATCAGAAAACTCCGAACAGCGACGCAAGTTTGGTGCAGCTGACACATTTAAATATACCGATGCCATTCAATCACTTAAGTTAGATTAG
- the LOC112790003 gene encoding uncharacterized protein, whose product MAPRLFACFSKGGRRDTGGDVERHVTADLTAEEQKRGGPVVVEMFSSQGCATSPAAELVLSRLGRGDFGLEVPVVVMTFHVDYWDYMGWKDPFGSSQWTVRQKAYVEALGLDTLLTPQIVVQGKAHCVGNDENALIHCITSAPRFPSPTFQATFTRPTPDSLQVSLKGTLRTKVDNQGANVMVALYESGLVTDCPRGENKGRVLSNDYVVRRLEKLCTVKDISVKKTVSGTVNFLLWEGFNGSKCGLAVFVQSRSYQIFGSQSFRLPDDI is encoded by the exons ATGGCGCCGCGTCTCTTCGCATGCTTCAGCAAGGGCGGCCGCAGGGACACTGGCGGAGACGTGGAGAGGCACGTGACGGCGGACCTCACGGCGGAGGAGCAGAAGCGCGGGGGACCAGTTGTGGTGGAGATGTTCTCGTCGCAGGGGTGCGCGACGTCGCCGGCGGCGGAGCTGGTGTTGTCGCGGCTGGGGAGAGGTGACTTCGGGCTGGAGGTGCCGGTGGTGGTTATGACGTTCCACGTGGACTATTGGGATTACATGGGCTGGAAGGACCCGTTTGGGTCCAGCCAGTGGACCGTTAGGCAGAAGGCTTACGTGGAAGCTCTTGGGCTTGATACCCTGCTCACGCCTCAGATTGTGGTTCAGGGAAAAGCTCACTGTGTTGGAAATGACGAGAATGCCCTCATTCATTGCATCACTTCTGCCCCTAGATTCCCTTCTCCTACGTTCCAG GCTACTTTCACGAGGCCTACACCAGATTCATTGCAAGTGTCTCTAAAAGGAACACTGAGGACCAAGGTGGATAATCAAGGTGCCAATGTGATGGTAGCTTTATATGAAAGTGGTTTGGTCACGGACTGTCCGAGAGGGGAGAACAAAGGGCGTGTTctatccaatgactacgttgttAGAAGACTCGAGAAGCTCTGCACCGTCAAAGACATATCCGTGAAAAAGACGGTTTCTGGAACTGTTAATTTTCTGTTGTGGGAAGGATTCAACGGCAGCAAATGTGGTCTTGCTGTTTTTGTACAGAGCAGGTCTTACCAGATTTTTGGTTCACAAAGTTTTCGGCTGCCGGATGATATATGA